The stretch of DNA GACTCCCGGCATATAGGATACACCATCCACCTCTGGACAGCTTTCGTGTCAGCTGTTTGCTAGCTTTCCGCTGACTTACGGTATCTCTCTGCCGACTTCACCGGGCTTCACACCTCCCGATTTAACCCTCGAGAAGGCATGCCGGAGTATCAGAGTAGGCGTTTCCAGGCGTTACCCCATCATTCCGCCTATCAAGAAATCAGTTCTCCCAAGGAGATCAAGCAGCTCCCCAGTGCCTAAGCTTTTCACTTAGAAACGTGTCGCACCTGCGTCATAATCACCAAATACCAGAATCGGTTCCTGCTTATCGATCGCTTGCTGTATTCTTTGTACTGCCTGATCCATTCCATTGAATAGAAACGGATCGTGAAAACCATTGTCTTGATCAAATAAAAATTGCCGCGCCGACACTGCATCGGTCACGCCTCGATTTATAAGCAATGAAGCCAGCAGCGGACTTACCTCCAGCTGCTCAGCTAATTGATTTCGCTTTTTTTCATCGGTTTGACGAACAAGCCAACGGGTTTTTGATTTTAACATACACTCACCCCTCAACCTTACCATTATACAAAAGGAAAAATCGGGTTTCAATGCAAGGTCTTTTTCCCTTAATTTTAGCGCTGGATGCCAGAGCTCTTTTCTTGCTGCGGTCTTCGAAGCTTTTGGACCTGTTCAAGCGCCGGGCTTTCGGCTTGTCCAAAAAACTCTTATGTTTAGAAAAAGGGCGGTCTCCAAGCCAACTAATTGGCAGAAGAGACGCGCCCTTGAACGGTTTACTCGCCATCTGGAACGGTGCGAAAGTTTTTTTGCTCCGGCTGTTCAGCCCCCTTCGCTTCATGCAATTCCTGCTTGAGCTGTTCAATCTGATGAATCAGTACTTTATTTTGTCTGCGCAGGCTGATCGTGCGGAATACACTTAACGAAAAAGATATGAAGCCGCCCATAAATACTGAGAAGATAATCACCAGAACGAGCGGCCACTCGGATTTTCCAAACAAGTAATTCACCGTGACTGGCTCAACATTAATCACAGCGAACACAGCTACAATTAAAGCAAATGCAACGCCGAGCAGCAAAGCGGATTGGGTTTTCATACTTTCTCCTCCTTAGCCGGATGATCGGGATGAGGCAGCTGTCTGTCTTCCATGCTGCAAAGACCCGTATTTTTTCTCTTTCTGTTCCACCTTCTACCGGTATCGAAACCTTCTATCCTTATCATACATCAAACGGAAGATTCCATGCGGACGCACAAAGCGGCTGTCTAAAAAGCTCCATTCCCGCTAACATATATCCAAATTTAAAGCCCAAGAATGTTGATTTAACAGCATTCTTGGGCTTGAATGTCTTCATTTTTTAGGGTGAGCCATCACTTTCTGGACATCCCCTTTGCGGCCGCTTCCGCTTTTCTTTGTCCAGCTGTAGGGCCTAGCCCCTCGAGGTCACAAGCCCATCTGTCTTCAAGGTTCAAGAACAACCTTGCAGTCAGCTGATCTTGTGCTGGTCGGGGCTTTTCGAGGCCCTTCCGCTTTTCTTTGTCCAGCTGCAGGCGCTAGCGGCTCGAGGTCACAAGCCAAACCGCCCAGAAAGGTAAAGTGCACCTTTCTATGCGTTCTGTCTTGTGCTGGTCGCCACTGAACAAGCGCCTTCCGCTTTTCTGTTACACTTGCGGTTCGTCGCTCCATTTTTTCTTCTCTTTGTAAGTGATGATGGCCCCTTTCTTTTTAAGCTCTTTTTTCTTCCATACAAGCCAGAGTTGGGCGGCGATGAAGAGGGAAGAGTAGGTTCCTGAAACCAAACCGACCAACAGGGCGATTGAGAAGTTCAGGATCGAGCTGCTTCCTAATAGCAGCAAGGCGACAACGGCAAAGACAACGGTCAGTACCGTATTGATTGAGCGTGTTAATGTTTGGCGCAAGCTGCTGTTGACAACATCCTCCAATTCTTCTTCGGTTTTAATTTTGCGCTTTTTCGCCATATTCTCACGCATGCGGTCGAAGGTAACGATTGTATCGTTGATCGAGTAACCAACAATCGTTAAGACGGCCGCAATAAAGGTAATATCGACCTCCAAGCGCGTTAAGCTGAACAGAGCAATGATGAAAAACGCGTCATGCAGCAAAGCAACAATCGCCGCTAAAGCCATGTAAATCTCAAAGCGCAAGGTAACGTAGAGCACGATGCCTAAAGAGGCAATGGCTAAGGCAAACATCGCATTCTTCGCCAGCTCTTTCCCGACAACCGGCGACACGGTGCTAATATTCGGCTCGTGGCCATATACTTCTTTAAAATGAGCTTTCACATCAGCCACTTCTTTTTGCGTAAAAGAATCTTTAAAACGGACAACCCCGATTTCTTTCTTCTCTCCGGAAATCACGATGTCGTCTGAAGATAAATCGGCCTTTTCTAATTCTTTTTTCAGCCCTGATTCCGAAATAGACTGCTCTGCCATGACTTCCATCCGTGTCCCGCTGGAGAAGTCAATGCCGAGATTCAAGCGGAATATCCCAAGTACGATCATGCCGGCAATAATGGCGACAATGGAGCAGGCAAAGAATTTGCGGTGATGCTTCACAAAATCAAAGCGGTCAAATTTCGTCGGCAAATCAAGCGTATCGTAGTTTTCGCGAATATCTTTAATGTCTTTTTGATGAACGCCGAACCAGCCCGGCTTATTCTTTAGCAAACCGCTTTTCACAAACAATCCAAGCAGCAGACGCGATCCCCAAATTGCTGTGATAAAGCTGACGATAATGCTGATAATCAGCATAGTGGCAAACCCTTTAACTGAGCTTGTACCAAAATAGAAAAGCACAGCGCCGGCTAAAATCGTCGTCAGATTGGCATCAAGTATAGTCAGGAAGGAGTTTTTGTTTCCTGTCTTGAAGGCCGACTGGATCGTTCTGCCGACTTTAATTTCTTCTTTAATCCGTTCGTAGGTGATGATGTTAGCATCTACCGCCATCCCTACACCTAGGATCAGAGCAGCAATACCCGGCAGCGTTAAGACGCCGTTCATCAGCTCAAAAATTAATAAAATCAAATAGATGTAAACTGAAAGCGTAACCGCGGCAATTACACCTGGCAAGCGGTAGTAGAACAGCATAAATAAGAATATTACAGCAATGCCTACAATGCCGGCAAATACCGTCTGATCAAGGGCTTTCTCTCCAAATTGAGCGCCTACGGAAGTGGAATAAATTTCATTCAGCTTCACCGGCAGCGCTCCGGCCTTTAATAAGGAGGCAAGATTTTTTGCTTCTTCCACAGTGAATTGACCGGTAATGCTTACTTCATTGGTATTGAAAACTTCGCCGACCGTGGCGGATGAAATAAACTTAGGGTTTTTCTTTTGCGCTTCCTTGGCATAAGAATCTTTCCCCTCTTCAAAATCAAGCCATATAACCATCTGGTTATTCGGAGCTAAGCTCAGAATATGCTCAGTCACCTTTTTAAACTTCTTTCTATCTTTCAGCTGAACGGCCACACTCGGATTCCCGTTTTCATCAAAGGATTGCTTCGTTCCGCTTTGAACGATGTCCTGGCCGTCCAGCATTAATTTATCATTAACATCACGGAATGTGAGATTGGCTTGAGTCGACAGCAGCTTGCGAGCTTCTGATTGATCTTCAACGCCAGCGAGCTGAACGCGAATCCGGTTTCCTTCCTCCACCTGGATGCTCGGTTCACTCACGCCCAGAACGTTAATCCGTTTATCGAGAGCTTCCGCCGTATCGGCCACAACTTTCTCGGTGATTTTCTGTCCTTCTTTAGCAGGCTTGACTTCATACAAAACTTCAAACCCGCCCTGGAGATCAAGCCCCAGTTTAATATCTTTCACGATGTCCTTCGTCGTAAGCCCTATAGTGCTCGCCAATAAAAGCACGATAAGAAAAAAGGCTACGATCCGGCTGCGCTTTACCATTGTGTCACTTCCTCCTTAGTTAAGCTAATCTTGTAAAATAGCAATAAATGCTGCATGATAAAGTGAACCTTCAAACAGTGAGGCTTTATCGCCCGCTGTTGAAGAGAAGAACAAGGGCGAACATCATAACATCCCGATGCCGCGGCCTCCCACTTAGACTTTTTTGCTCTCCGCTCCATTCCTGAAGCAGGAGATAAAGGCACCTTACATGCGAGATAAAAAAAATTCTGGCCAAAGGACACCAGAATTCCTCAACAAAACTATTATGAAGCAGAAAATAACCGCTGTCAATTTAAGCCTATTGCTTTTTCGGACCAAGCAATTCCTGCAATTCTTCTTCGTTGATTTCTTCTAGCCAATTGGACGAACGATAGGCTTCCAGCTGAGCATAATTCATATAGTCGCCAGGTGTCGTAGAGACAATATCCGCTACCAGCTTATGTACACGCGCCTCATCCTTTGGCTTCTTCCACTTTTTTCTTAACAGATACCCCCAAAGCGACGGGATATCAATAGCGCCATACTCCAGCAAACGAAACTCCTCCACTTTGCTCTTCAGCGCCGGCAGCAGCAGCTGGAAATACTTTTCGTAAGGGTGCTTATCCGCCAATCTACTCATCCCCTTTATTTAGAAGAAATGATGAACTTGTCATGCTTGCCCACCTGTCAAGCATATATATCATTGTATAGCAATTTATCCATTTTGAGAAGGCAGGGAGACAGATGACCAAGTTTATTAAAGGAACTCTCATTTTAATGGCAGCCCTCTTAATTACAAAGATTCTCGGATTTGTCAACCGGATCGTCATTGCCCGTCTGATCGGGGAGGAGGGGGTCGGGCTTTATATGATGGTGTTTCCCACCTTTATCCTGATTGTGACGTTAACGCAGATCGGTCTCCCTGTGGCGATCTCCAGAAGTGTCGCAGCTGCGGAAGCGCAGAAAGATCACGCAAAGGTCAAAAAAATACTCGCTGTGTCACTCGCAATTACCATTTTTTTATCCCTTATTTTCACACCGAGCCTCTTGTTGCTTGCGCCTTATTTATCTGAAGTATTATTCACCGACCCGCGAACATATTATCCATTAGCGGCGATTTCCCCAGCTATTCCGATCATCGCGGTATCATCTGTTCTCAGAGGATACTTTCAAGGAAAACAAAATATGAAGCCGGCCGCTTATGCCCAAATCATCGAGCAGGTCGTCCGCATTTTATTAATTGCTTTCTTAACAAAGAAGTTTCTGCCGATGGGAATCGAATACGCGGCAGCCGCCGCTATGGCCGCAGCAGCAGCAGGGGAGCTGATTTCTCTTCTTTACTTGCTCAGCATGTTTAAAATCACCAAAACGTTTCGTCTGAGAAAGCGCTTCTTTCAAGCTGTTCATTCTGGAAAAGAAACCGCAAAGGAATTGCTGGAAGTCGCCATCCCGACAACAGGGGGGAGGATGATCGGTTCCCTTTCCTGGTTTTTTGAACCGATTGTCGTAACGCAAAGCCTTGCGATCGCTGGTGTTGGAGCTGTTATCGCCACAAGAGAATATGGAATATTAACCGGCTACGCCTTGCCGGTGATGTTCCTTCCATCCTTTGTCACATTAGCGCTCTCCACTTCTCTTGTCCCAGCGGTCAGCGAGGCTTACACCAAGCGTGAGCATCAGCTGCTGGAATATCGTGTGCAGGAAGCGCTGCGCTTTTGCTTAATCACCGGCGGACTTGCCGTGCTCGTTTTATACTTATATGCCGAACCGCTGATGCGCTTTATGTATCATTCTGCTAATGGCGCCAAGTTCATCGAGCTGTTGGCACCATTTTTCTTATTTTATTATTATCAAGGTCCGCTGCAGGCTGTTTTGCAAGCCTTGAACTTAGCGAACGCAGCAATGATCAACAGTCTTATCGGCGCCGCTGTCAAGCTGGCTGTAATCTTTATCTTTGCATCGCAGCCGCAATTCGGAATTTACGGAGCCGCCCTTGGAATGGCTGTGGGCATCTTGTTAGTGACACTTCTGCACTTGGCTTCCGTGTTCAAGAAGATCTCCCTATCACTAAATATTCGGCAGTATGTGAAGTTTCTGTTCGTTTTAACAGCCGTCTTCTTCTGCAGTCAATGGATCAACCGTTATTGGCTGGATCAGCTGGCGGGACTGACTTTTCTTATTTCAGGGATTGCCTGCACATCATTTTGCTACTTCATCATCTCGGCAGCTGCTGGATTGATTACAAAGCGGGATATCCATCGTCTGCCTTTTCTAAAAAAATAAGGCCGTTTTTTAAGATGGGTCTCTCTCATCAATAAAAAACCGGCCGTCATGAAAACTGCAAAAAGAGATAGCGTCGATCTCTTGGTATCCTCTTTTTTTCAATTCCCGGAGAAGCCATTCTTCTGTTTGCTCGATGATGGATAAATGCTCATGCTGAATTTCTCCATCCAGTATTAAAGGTAAAGTGAAGGTTCCGCTTTTTCGTTTGTTTTCTTTCTGCAAAATTGACAGGCTTCCGGAAGGCTCTAAAATAGCGTATTCAATGTCATCAATATGACGAATATCCTTCTCGCGCATTTGCAGGAGAAGATCTTGAAAATTATAGCGTTGCCTTCTCATCGCATGCTCATTGATTTTTCCTTTATTGATAATGATTTCTGGCTTCCCATCAATAAATTCTCTGAACTTTTTGCTCTTTAAGGAGATGAAAGCGAAAGTGATTTGGATGACCGCCAGAACGGCAATGGGTACAATGGTGTGCATAAGCGGTTCATTCGGCTCTTCAATTGCAAATACAGCCATTTCGCCGATCATTAAAAATACGACCAAGTCCAAAATGCTGAGTTCGCCGATTTCTCTCCGGCCCATCAGGCGAAAGATAAATAAAATGACAATGTACAATAAGACCGCACGCAAGCCAATCGTCCAATAAACCATAGGAACCTCCTTCATGTTTTGACCGTGTTACCTATTAGTATGGACGGCGATGCTAAAAAACATGAAGAACAAACAATGGTAATAAAGGAGGAAGAATAGTGAAGTCTTTCAGCTACAGTGTGATGTATGGAACGCTTGTCATTTTCGGCTTTGCCCTTGTTTGCAGTCTGATTTTTTCTTTTATTTTGCGGTTCAGTTCTATAGAGGAAACCTCCATACAGCTGCCAATTACGATTATTTCTTTTGCGGCGCTGTTTTCCGGTGGCTTTATCTCAGGAAAGCTCGCAAAGCAAAAAGGCTGGTTAACCGGCGGATTAACCGGTCTCATTTACAGTGTTACGATGATTCTCTATCAATATCTCGGCTACCACAGCTCCTTTCATTGGGAACAAATCGTTTATCACAGCTGTTTCTTAATCACCGCTATGATGGGCGGCATCCTCGGCGTTAACCTGTCCTCGGACAAAAGATCCTAGAAAGCAGGAGAAAATAAAATGGCCCCAGCAATAAATTAAGCATAATTATGCAGCCTGAGTCCTGTATTCATCTGAACTCAGGCTGTATACACACTCATGGTTAGAGCATCGAACATCTTTAGTTTTTCCAGCTGTTTTAAAGTGATGAAAGAAATTCCTTTGCAAGCATTGCCCCAGCAGCTTCCCTTTCCGGGCATGCAAGCTTTATCTAATATTTTTTAAATTAGGATGTTCTATTGGAGGGATGTATACCGAAAGCCTGATCATTATGAAGCAGGACTTCTTTTACATTCCGTTTTTTTGAGAGGATTCAGGACTAGTTTGTGGCCACTTCTTAGGCTGAGATGGCAAACAACAATTTTTCATTCAGCTTGTCTGCTTTTTTCTTAAATGTAAGATCGTATGTTTTTCTAATATTTCTCCCAAAAAAATCCCCTCTATAGCAGACAGATAAGCACGCTTTTTTCTGTCTGCTAGAAGGGGATCACATCAAAAACAGAAGCTTTCCTTCTTTATTCTCCAATTGCTTTCTCTGTCACTTCGCGAATTGCATTGCGGTCATACGTCAGGCGGCTGCCATCTCCGCATTTGATCACAATGGTTCCTTCTTCTATCGCGTCGATGAAACCATGAAGGCCCCCGATCGTGACAATCTTATCTCCTTTTTGCAAATTGTTTTGCATTTCCATTATCGCCTTCTGGCGCTTTTGCTGCGGACGAATAAGCAAAAAGTAGAATATTACAAACATCAATATGAGCATAATAATGGTTTGCATGATATCCCCCCTTTCTGAGAACGATTGAAATTAGAAGTTTTTCGCATTCGGACGATTAAAGCCATACGCTTCAAAAAATTCGTCGCGGAAATCGCCTAAGCGGTCTTCTCTAATCGCTTCTCTTACTTGTGCCATTAATTTTATCAGAAAATATAAGTTATGATAAGTTGTTAGTCTTATACCAAAGGTTTCGTTTGTGCGAATTAAGTGACGAATATAGGCGCGTGAATAATGGCGGCACGTATAGCAGTCGCAATTTTCATCGAGCGGGCCGAAATCACGGGCATATTTCGCATTTTTCACGACCAGCCGGCCTTCGCTCGTCATCAATGTGCCGTTTCTGGCAATTCGTGTCGGCAGGACACAATCAAACATATCAACGCCTCTAATCGAACCGTCAATTAAAGAGTCTGGAGAACCGACCCCCATTAAATAGCGAGGTTTATCGGCCGGAAGCAGCGGAGTAGTAAATTCCAGCACCCGATTCATGACTTCTTTCGGCTCACCGACAGACAAACCGCCGATGGCGTAGCCAGGGAAGCCAAGCGAAACTAAGTCGCTGGCACTCTGGCGGCGCAAATCCTCATATTCCCCTCCTTGAACGATGCCAAACAAGCCCTGATCTTGCGGGCGGGCATGCGCTTTTAGACATCTTTCCGCCCAGCGCGATGTCCGCTCCACAGACCGCTTCATATAGTCCCGCTCAGCCGGATAGGGAGGACATTCATCGAATGCCATCATAATATCCGAGCCCAAAGCATTTTGGATTTCCATCGCCTTTTCCGGAGAGAGGAACAGCTTGTCCCCATTTAAATGATTGCGAAAATGAACCCCCTCTTCTTCTATCTTACGGAACTCACTTAAAGAAAAGACCTGAAAACCGCCGGAATCCGTTAATATTGAGCGATCCCAATTCATAAATTTATGAAGGCCGCCTGCCTCTTTCACAATATCATGTCCCGGACGAAGCCATAAATGATAGGTGTTGCTCAGTATGATGTTCGCACCCATCGCTTTTAAATCTTCCGGTGACATTGTCTTCACTGTCGCCAGTGTGCCAACCGGCATAAAAACAGGCGTCTCAAAGCTGCCATGGGGTGTGTGCACACGGCCGAGACGGGCGCCTGTCTGTTTGCATGTTTTGATCAATTCATATCGAATCGCTGTCAAATGCTTGCAGCTCCTTTCTATTATTGAATCAGCATCGCATCGCCGAAGCTGAAGAAACGATACTTCTTGTTCACCGCTTCTTCATAAGCATTCAGCACATGCTGTTTGCCAGCCAGGGCACTCACCAGCATGATTAGCGTAGACTTTGGCAAATGAAAATTGGTGATCATGCCGTCAATCGCTCTGAATGGGAACCCCGGATAAATAAAAATATCCGTCCAGCCACTTGCCGCCGTAATTTGACCGCCATGATCGCGCGCCACCGTTTCCAGCGTCCGAGTCGAGGTCGTCCCCACGCTAATAATACGGCCGCCTTTTTGCTTCACTTCTTCAATCAGCCGGGCGGTCTCTTCAGACACCTGATAGAACTCACTGTGCATTTCATGATCTTCAATCTTATCGGCTGATACCGGCCGGAAAGTGCCGAGTCCGACATGAAGAGTAATAAAAGCAAGATGAACGCCCATTTCTTTAATTTCCTGGAGCAGCTCTTCAGTAAAGTGAAGCCCGGCAGTAGGTGCGGCAGCAGAGCCGCGCTCTTTCGCATACACAGTTTGGTAACGGTCCTGTTCCTCCAGCTGTTCCTTGATATAAGGAGGCAGCGGCATTTCGCCCAGTTCCTCCAGCACTTCATAAAAGATGCCGTCATAAGAAAATTCAAGCATGCGGCCGCCGTGATCCTTGATGCCCGTGCAGGTAGCCGTCAGCCTTCCGTCTCCAAAAGAAATAACGCTTCCTTCTTTGATTCGCTTGGCCGGCTTCACGAGTGTTTCCCAGCAATCCCCTTCTTCTTGTTTCAAGAGCAGCACTTCCATTTTAGCGCCTGTGTCAGCTTTCACGCCATACAAGCGCGCCGGCAATACGCGCGTATCATTTAGCACAAGACAATCTCCGGGGTTTAAAAACTCTGTGATTTGTTTAAAAATCCGGTGCTGAATCTCGCCTGTTTCTTTATCGAGCACCATCAAGCGGCTTTCCGCCCGCTCTTTTAAAGGTGTCTGTGCAATTAACTCTTCAGGTAAATAAAAATCAAAATCTTCTACTTTCACTTTATTCATCCCTATCTATTCATTTCCATTTTCCAATCAGGTAAAAAATTAATGATAACACAACGCTGGCAATGATGGACGTCATAATTGGAAAATAAAAAGTCGTATTTCCTTTTTTAATAAGAATGTCTCCGGGAAGCTTGCCGACTTTAATGAATTGCAGCAAAAGACCAACTATAAACAAGCCGGCACCGGCCAGCATGAGCATTTTTCCGATTCCGCTCATTTCGTCGGCACCTCCATCTGAAAATGCTGATAAACCAACTCACTGACAATTCGCCCGCGAGGTGTCCGCTGCAGAAATCCGATCTGCAGCAGGTACGGTTCATATACATCTTCAATGGTCACTGCTTCCTCCCCTATGCTTGCGGCAATCGTTTCAATCCCGACAGGGCCGCCGCGAAATCGCTCAATGA from Bacillus xiapuensis encodes:
- a CDS encoding DHH family phosphoesterase; the encoded protein is MLKSKTRWLVRQTDEKKRNQLAEQLEVSPLLASLLINRGVTDAVSARQFLFDQDNGFHDPFLFNGMDQAVQRIQQAIDKQEPILVFGDYDAGATRF
- a CDS encoding LapA family protein — protein: MKTQSALLLGVAFALIVAVFAVINVEPVTVNYLFGKSEWPLVLVIIFSVFMGGFISFSLSVFRTISLRRQNKVLIHQIEQLKQELHEAKGAEQPEQKNFRTVPDGE
- the secDF gene encoding protein translocase subunit SecDF: MVKRSRIVAFFLIVLLLASTIGLTTKDIVKDIKLGLDLQGGFEVLYEVKPAKEGQKITEKVVADTAEALDKRINVLGVSEPSIQVEEGNRIRVQLAGVEDQSEARKLLSTQANLTFRDVNDKLMLDGQDIVQSGTKQSFDENGNPSVAVQLKDRKKFKKVTEHILSLAPNNQMVIWLDFEEGKDSYAKEAQKKNPKFISSATVGEVFNTNEVSITGQFTVEEAKNLASLLKAGALPVKLNEIYSTSVGAQFGEKALDQTVFAGIVGIAVIFLFMLFYYRLPGVIAAVTLSVYIYLILLIFELMNGVLTLPGIAALILGVGMAVDANIITYERIKEEIKVGRTIQSAFKTGNKNSFLTILDANLTTILAGAVLFYFGTSSVKGFATMLIISIIVSFITAIWGSRLLLGLFVKSGLLKNKPGWFGVHQKDIKDIRENYDTLDLPTKFDRFDFVKHHRKFFACSIVAIIAGMIVLGIFRLNLGIDFSSGTRMEVMAEQSISESGLKKELEKADLSSDDIVISGEKKEIGVVRFKDSFTQKEVADVKAHFKEVYGHEPNISTVSPVVGKELAKNAMFALAIASLGIVLYVTLRFEIYMALAAIVALLHDAFFIIALFSLTRLEVDITFIAAVLTIVGYSINDTIVTFDRMRENMAKKRKIKTEEELEDVVNSSLRQTLTRSINTVLTVVFAVVALLLLGSSSILNFSIALLVGLVSGTYSSLFIAAQLWLVWKKKELKKKGAIITYKEKKKWSDEPQV
- a CDS encoding post-transcriptional regulator — protein: MSRLADKHPYEKYFQLLLPALKSKVEEFRLLEYGAIDIPSLWGYLLRKKWKKPKDEARVHKLVADIVSTTPGDYMNYAQLEAYRSSNWLEEINEEELQELLGPKKQ
- the spoVB gene encoding stage V sporulation protein B, translating into MTKFIKGTLILMAALLITKILGFVNRIVIARLIGEEGVGLYMMVFPTFILIVTLTQIGLPVAISRSVAAAEAQKDHAKVKKILAVSLAITIFLSLIFTPSLLLLAPYLSEVLFTDPRTYYPLAAISPAIPIIAVSSVLRGYFQGKQNMKPAAYAQIIEQVVRILLIAFLTKKFLPMGIEYAAAAAMAAAAAGELISLLYLLSMFKITKTFRLRKRFFQAVHSGKETAKELLEVAIPTTGGRMIGSLSWFFEPIVVTQSLAIAGVGAVIATREYGILTGYALPVMFLPSFVTLALSTSLVPAVSEAYTKREHQLLEYRVQEALRFCLITGGLAVLVLYLYAEPLMRFMYHSANGAKFIELLAPFFLFYYYQGPLQAVLQALNLANAAMINSLIGAAVKLAVIFIFASQPQFGIYGAALGMAVGILLVTLLHLASVFKKISLSLNIRQYVKFLFVLTAVFFCSQWINRYWLDQLAGLTFLISGIACTSFCYFIISAAAGLITKRDIHRLPFLKK
- a CDS encoding DUF421 domain-containing protein gives rise to the protein MVYWTIGLRAVLLYIVILFIFRLMGRREIGELSILDLVVFLMIGEMAVFAIEEPNEPLMHTIVPIAVLAVIQITFAFISLKSKKFREFIDGKPEIIINKGKINEHAMRRQRYNFQDLLLQMREKDIRHIDDIEYAILEPSGSLSILQKENKRKSGTFTLPLILDGEIQHEHLSIIEQTEEWLLRELKKRGYQEIDAISFCSFHDGRFFIDERDPS
- a CDS encoding TIGR04086 family membrane protein is translated as MKSFSYSVMYGTLVIFGFALVCSLIFSFILRFSSIEETSIQLPITIISFAALFSGGFISGKLAKQKGWLTGGLTGLIYSVTMILYQYLGYHSSFHWEQIVYHSCFLITAMMGGILGVNLSSDKRS
- the yajC gene encoding preprotein translocase subunit YajC, whose amino-acid sequence is MQTIIMLILMFVIFYFLLIRPQQKRQKAIMEMQNNLQKGDKIVTIGGLHGFIDAIEEGTIVIKCGDGSRLTYDRNAIREVTEKAIGE
- the tgt gene encoding tRNA guanosine(34) transglycosylase Tgt, which codes for MTAIRYELIKTCKQTGARLGRVHTPHGSFETPVFMPVGTLATVKTMSPEDLKAMGANIILSNTYHLWLRPGHDIVKEAGGLHKFMNWDRSILTDSGGFQVFSLSEFRKIEEEGVHFRNHLNGDKLFLSPEKAMEIQNALGSDIMMAFDECPPYPAERDYMKRSVERTSRWAERCLKAHARPQDQGLFGIVQGGEYEDLRRQSASDLVSLGFPGYAIGGLSVGEPKEVMNRVLEFTTPLLPADKPRYLMGVGSPDSLIDGSIRGVDMFDCVLPTRIARNGTLMTSEGRLVVKNAKYARDFGPLDENCDCYTCRHYSRAYIRHLIRTNETFGIRLTTYHNLYFLIKLMAQVREAIREDRLGDFRDEFFEAYGFNRPNAKNF
- the queA gene encoding tRNA preQ1(34) S-adenosylmethionine ribosyltransferase-isomerase QueA codes for the protein MKVEDFDFYLPEELIAQTPLKERAESRLMVLDKETGEIQHRIFKQITEFLNPGDCLVLNDTRVLPARLYGVKADTGAKMEVLLLKQEEGDCWETLVKPAKRIKEGSVISFGDGRLTATCTGIKDHGGRMLEFSYDGIFYEVLEELGEMPLPPYIKEQLEEQDRYQTVYAKERGSAAAPTAGLHFTEELLQEIKEMGVHLAFITLHVGLGTFRPVSADKIEDHEMHSEFYQVSEETARLIEEVKQKGGRIISVGTTSTRTLETVARDHGGQITAASGWTDIFIYPGFPFRAIDGMITNFHLPKSTLIMLVSALAGKQHVLNAYEEAVNKKYRFFSFGDAMLIQ
- a CDS encoding DUF2905 domain-containing protein, with protein sequence MSGIGKMLMLAGAGLFIVGLLLQFIKVGKLPGDILIKKGNTTFYFPIMTSIIASVVLSLIFYLIGKWK